A stretch of Brassica napus cultivar Da-Ae chromosome C6, Da-Ae, whole genome shotgun sequence DNA encodes these proteins:
- the LOC125588658 gene encoding uncharacterized protein LOC125588658 isoform X4 yields MKVEAYLDRYEEEIPHQISGCNSVQDMIDVMPLVSLVTSRYELARIKTGWKDIDVENRLRKLDSVGTDLIEWAATHMNPMSLVMIFFNHGIVSVNTIASTRNVRRVHALALTTGMLEDEWNRSRMIPLYLQSAKSSLEVEHLASVKDFCEAISTVNHLVSLYRQSAAETGWKDRFLEKNLEKMTVIVNDLEDWVASKNPNSLVMIYLKHGIVGSVNTISIPNKVKRVHALALKTGMLEDEWNRSRLMGLYLQASTCTLVDCERLFHGAEKKGLLLFNQMLTVYSRHDPDKAKRLFDELIGTCPPDGATYMGLLHALSVGGEPWEAIKVIQQMESRGVQPDPRHYGVAVDSFARTRTPDFIKAAIDILKYFPSAEHEVTINSILSRCVPPSGVKPVSAKDELELKETMKQAQLDLEEIIKQALVEGLDLGKVIKRALDQGLDLQRTLKQALSELYHPETIKRFQDVLDLTKTIRDAQVVLDLLETIRHAQDLVDYLEKKESKYAVQDKTHWRLARWGLKWPRRVTKN; encoded by the exons ATG AAGGTTGAAGCATACCTCGACCGCTACGAAGAGGAAATTCCACATCAGATTTCTGGATGCAACAGTGTCCAAGACATGATTGACGTTATGCCTTTGGTCTCTCTCGTCACCAGTCGCTATGAACTAGCGAGAATCAAGACGGGATGGAAGGACATTGATGTGGAGAATAGACTAAGGAAGTTGGACTCGGTTGGAACTGATTTGATAGAATGGGCAGCAACACATATGAATCCAATGTCTCTCGTGATGATCTTCTTCAACCACGGGATTGTTTCTGTCAACACAATTGCCTCTACCCGCAATGTAAGGAGAGTTCATGCTTTAGCACTCACAACAGGAATGCTTGAAGATGAATGGAATCGATCAAGGATGATACCATTGTATCTACAGTCAGCTAAATCTTCTCTG GAAGTTGAACATTTGGCTTCTGTAAAAGATTTTTGTGAAGCTATCTCTACAGTCAACCATCTCGTTTCTCTCTACCGACAAAGTGCTGCTGAAACCGGATGGAAAGACCGTTTTCTGGAGAAGAATCTAGAGAAGATGACTGTGATTGTGAATGATCTAGAAGACTGGGTAGCATCTAAGAATCCAAACTCACTGGTTATGATTTATCTCAAGCACGGGATTGTTGGTTCTGTCAACACAATTTCCATTCCCAACAAAGTAAAAAGAGTTCATGCTTTAGCACTCAAAACAGGAATGCTTGAAGATGAATGGAATCGATCAAGGTTGATGGGATTATACTTACAGGCATCAACATGTACTCTGGTTGACTGCGAGAGACTATTCCATGGTGCAGAAAAGAAGGGATTGCTTCTCTTCAACCAGATGCTGACTGTCTATTCGAGGCATGATCCTGACAAGGCTAAGAGACTGTTCGATGAGCTGATCGGAACTTGTCCTCCTGATGGTGCTACATACATGGGCCTTTTACATGCATTAAGCGTTGGAGGTGAACCTTGGGAAGCGATTAAGGTCATTCAGCAAATGGAGAGTCGTGGGGTTCAACCTGACCCTCGACACTATGGAGTTGCAGTTGACAGTTTTGCTCGGACGAGGACACCAGATTTCATCAAGGCAGCTATCGATATTCTCAAATACTTTCCATCTGCAGAGCATGAAGTGACAATCAACAGCATTCTCAGCCGTTGTGTCCCTCCTTCTGGTGTGAAGCCTGTTTCTGCAAAAGATGAGTTGGAACTTAAGGAAACCATGAAACAAGCTCAGTTGGATCTTGAGGAAATCATCAAACAAGCTCTGGTTGAGGGGTTGGATCTTGGGAAAGTCATCAAACGAGCTCTGGATCAGGGGTTGGATCTTCAGCGAACCCTCAAACAAGCTCTCAGTGAGTTATATCATCCGGAAACCATCAAACGTTTTCAGGATGTGTTGGATCTCACGAAGACCATCAGAGATGCTCAGGTTGTATTGGATCTTCTAGAAACTATCAGACATGCGCAGGATTTGGTGGACTATCTGGAGAAGAAGGAGTCCAAGTATGCTGTTCAGGACAAGACTCATTGGAGGCTCGCAAGGTGGGGGTTGAAGTGGCCCAGGCGTGTTACCAAGAACTAG
- the LOC125588658 gene encoding uncharacterized protein LOC125588658 isoform X5, with translation MIDVMPLVSLVTSRYELARIKTGWKDIDVENRLRKLDSVGTDLIEWAATHMNPMSLVMIFFNHGIVSVNTIASTRNVRRVHALALTTGMLEDEWNRSRMIPLYLQSAKSSLEVEHLASVKDFCEAISTVNHLVSLYRQSAAETGWKDRFLEKNLEKMTVIVNDLEDWVASKNPNSLVMIYLKHGIVGSVNTISIPNKVKRVHALALKTGMLEDEWNRSRLMGLYLQASTCTLVDCERLFHGAEKKGLLLFNQMLTVYSRHDPDKAKRLFDELIGTCPPDGATYMGLLHALSVGGEPWEAIKVIQQMESRGVQPDPRHYGVAVDSFARTRTPDFIKAAIDILKYFPSAEHEVTINSILSRCVPPSGVKPVSAKDELELKETMKQAQLDLEEIIKQALVEGLDLGKVIKRALDQGLDLQRTLKQALSELYHPETIKRFQDVLDLTKTIRDAQVVLDLLETIRHAQDLVDYLEKKESKYAVQDKTHWRLARWGLKWPRRVTKN, from the exons ATGATTGACGTTATGCCTTTGGTCTCTCTCGTCACCAGTCGCTATGAACTAGCGAGAATCAAGACGGGATGGAAGGACATTGATGTGGAGAATAGACTAAGGAAGTTGGACTCGGTTGGAACTGATTTGATAGAATGGGCAGCAACACATATGAATCCAATGTCTCTCGTGATGATCTTCTTCAACCACGGGATTGTTTCTGTCAACACAATTGCCTCTACCCGCAATGTAAGGAGAGTTCATGCTTTAGCACTCACAACAGGAATGCTTGAAGATGAATGGAATCGATCAAGGATGATACCATTGTATCTACAGTCAGCTAAATCTTCTCTG GAAGTTGAACATTTGGCTTCTGTAAAAGATTTTTGTGAAGCTATCTCTACAGTCAACCATCTCGTTTCTCTCTACCGACAAAGTGCTGCTGAAACCGGATGGAAAGACCGTTTTCTGGAGAAGAATCTAGAGAAGATGACTGTGATTGTGAATGATCTAGAAGACTGGGTAGCATCTAAGAATCCAAACTCACTGGTTATGATTTATCTCAAGCACGGGATTGTTGGTTCTGTCAACACAATTTCCATTCCCAACAAAGTAAAAAGAGTTCATGCTTTAGCACTCAAAACAGGAATGCTTGAAGATGAATGGAATCGATCAAGGTTGATGGGATTATACTTACAGGCATCAACATGTACTCTGGTTGACTGCGAGAGACTATTCCATGGTGCAGAAAAGAAGGGATTGCTTCTCTTCAACCAGATGCTGACTGTCTATTCGAGGCATGATCCTGACAAGGCTAAGAGACTGTTCGATGAGCTGATCGGAACTTGTCCTCCTGATGGTGCTACATACATGGGCCTTTTACATGCATTAAGCGTTGGAGGTGAACCTTGGGAAGCGATTAAGGTCATTCAGCAAATGGAGAGTCGTGGGGTTCAACCTGACCCTCGACACTATGGAGTTGCAGTTGACAGTTTTGCTCGGACGAGGACACCAGATTTCATCAAGGCAGCTATCGATATTCTCAAATACTTTCCATCTGCAGAGCATGAAGTGACAATCAACAGCATTCTCAGCCGTTGTGTCCCTCCTTCTGGTGTGAAGCCTGTTTCTGCAAAAGATGAGTTGGAACTTAAGGAAACCATGAAACAAGCTCAGTTGGATCTTGAGGAAATCATCAAACAAGCTCTGGTTGAGGGGTTGGATCTTGGGAAAGTCATCAAACGAGCTCTGGATCAGGGGTTGGATCTTCAGCGAACCCTCAAACAAGCTCTCAGTGAGTTATATCATCCGGAAACCATCAAACGTTTTCAGGATGTGTTGGATCTCACGAAGACCATCAGAGATGCTCAGGTTGTATTGGATCTTCTAGAAACTATCAGACATGCGCAGGATTTGGTGGACTATCTGGAGAAGAAGGAGTCCAAGTATGCTGTTCAGGACAAGACTCATTGGAGGCTCGCAAGGTGGGGGTTGAAGTGGCCCAGGCGTGTTACCAAGAACTAG
- the LOC125588466 gene encoding UDP-galactose transporter 1-like: MAIYLQSCLDSAAALFGCLATSTKTILAESLLHGYKFHSINTVYYMSPFATMILGIPALLLEGNGIMSWFEAHPVSLVAVAVLVSWLIFRNPISCMNAVGRGITLLGCTFYGYVRQSPRTPRTPRTKMELLPLVNNDKLEGKV, translated from the exons ATGGCGATTTATTTGCAAAGCTGTTTGGATTCTGCTGCTGCTCTGTTTGGGTGTTTAGCTACTTCCACGAAGACCATTCTTGCTGAGTCTCTTCTTCATGGTTACAAATTTCACAG CATAAACACAGTATACTACATGTCTCCTTTCGCCACCATGATTCTCGGGATACCGGCACTATTACTGGAAGGCAACGGGATTATGAGTTGGTTTGAAGCACACCCCGTCTCCCTG GTTGCGGTGGCTGTATTGGTGTCATGGTTGATATTCCGTAATCCGATATCGTGTATGAATGCTGTTGGACGTGGGATCACGCTTCTGGGATGCACATTCTATGGATACGTGAGGCAAAGTCCTAGGACTCCTCGCACACCAAGAACCAAGATGGAGTTGCTTCCTCTTGTTAATAACGATAAACTCGAAGGCAAAGTCTGA
- the LOC125588658 gene encoding uncharacterized protein LOC125588658 isoform X3, with protein MYMDKVEAYLDRYEEEIPHQISGCNSVQDMIDVMPLVSLVTSRYELARIKTGWKDIDVENRLRKLDSVGTDLIEWAATHMNPMSLVMIFFNHGIVSVNTIASTRNVRRVHALALTTGMLEDEWNRSRMIPLYLQSAKSSLEVEHLASVKDFCEAISTVNHLVSLYRQSAAETGWKDRFLEKNLEKMTVIVNDLEDWVASKNPNSLVMIYLKHGIVGSVNTISIPNKVKRVHALALKTGMLEDEWNRSRLMGLYLQASTCTLVDCERLFHGAEKKGLLLFNQMLTVYSRHDPDKAKRLFDELIGTCPPDGATYMGLLHALSVGGEPWEAIKVIQQMESRGVQPDPRHYGVAVDSFARTRTPDFIKAAIDILKYFPSAEHEVTINSILSRCVPPSGVKPVSAKDELELKETMKQAQLDLEEIIKQALVEGLDLGKVIKRALDQGLDLQRTLKQALSELYHPETIKRFQDVLDLTKTIRDAQVVLDLLETIRHAQDLVDYLEKKESKYAVQDKTHWRLARWGLKWPRRVTKN; from the exons ATGTATATGGAT AAGGTTGAAGCATACCTCGACCGCTACGAAGAGGAAATTCCACATCAGATTTCTGGATGCAACAGTGTCCAAGACATGATTGACGTTATGCCTTTGGTCTCTCTCGTCACCAGTCGCTATGAACTAGCGAGAATCAAGACGGGATGGAAGGACATTGATGTGGAGAATAGACTAAGGAAGTTGGACTCGGTTGGAACTGATTTGATAGAATGGGCAGCAACACATATGAATCCAATGTCTCTCGTGATGATCTTCTTCAACCACGGGATTGTTTCTGTCAACACAATTGCCTCTACCCGCAATGTAAGGAGAGTTCATGCTTTAGCACTCACAACAGGAATGCTTGAAGATGAATGGAATCGATCAAGGATGATACCATTGTATCTACAGTCAGCTAAATCTTCTCTG GAAGTTGAACATTTGGCTTCTGTAAAAGATTTTTGTGAAGCTATCTCTACAGTCAACCATCTCGTTTCTCTCTACCGACAAAGTGCTGCTGAAACCGGATGGAAAGACCGTTTTCTGGAGAAGAATCTAGAGAAGATGACTGTGATTGTGAATGATCTAGAAGACTGGGTAGCATCTAAGAATCCAAACTCACTGGTTATGATTTATCTCAAGCACGGGATTGTTGGTTCTGTCAACACAATTTCCATTCCCAACAAAGTAAAAAGAGTTCATGCTTTAGCACTCAAAACAGGAATGCTTGAAGATGAATGGAATCGATCAAGGTTGATGGGATTATACTTACAGGCATCAACATGTACTCTGGTTGACTGCGAGAGACTATTCCATGGTGCAGAAAAGAAGGGATTGCTTCTCTTCAACCAGATGCTGACTGTCTATTCGAGGCATGATCCTGACAAGGCTAAGAGACTGTTCGATGAGCTGATCGGAACTTGTCCTCCTGATGGTGCTACATACATGGGCCTTTTACATGCATTAAGCGTTGGAGGTGAACCTTGGGAAGCGATTAAGGTCATTCAGCAAATGGAGAGTCGTGGGGTTCAACCTGACCCTCGACACTATGGAGTTGCAGTTGACAGTTTTGCTCGGACGAGGACACCAGATTTCATCAAGGCAGCTATCGATATTCTCAAATACTTTCCATCTGCAGAGCATGAAGTGACAATCAACAGCATTCTCAGCCGTTGTGTCCCTCCTTCTGGTGTGAAGCCTGTTTCTGCAAAAGATGAGTTGGAACTTAAGGAAACCATGAAACAAGCTCAGTTGGATCTTGAGGAAATCATCAAACAAGCTCTGGTTGAGGGGTTGGATCTTGGGAAAGTCATCAAACGAGCTCTGGATCAGGGGTTGGATCTTCAGCGAACCCTCAAACAAGCTCTCAGTGAGTTATATCATCCGGAAACCATCAAACGTTTTCAGGATGTGTTGGATCTCACGAAGACCATCAGAGATGCTCAGGTTGTATTGGATCTTCTAGAAACTATCAGACATGCGCAGGATTTGGTGGACTATCTGGAGAAGAAGGAGTCCAAGTATGCTGTTCAGGACAAGACTCATTGGAGGCTCGCAAGGTGGGGGTTGAAGTGGCCCAGGCGTGTTACCAAGAACTAG
- the LOC106355329 gene encoding pentatricopeptide repeat-containing protein At3g60960, mitochondrial-like, protein MSFLRRIVQNPTLSKAVPVGKAMIPFPLGRDPSSLPKINPNCDDIDMDRRPISLRYRVTAMLGLSNLDKAVEYSHHAVSEKYRFKRDTVFICNSVIGAMCDAKRYEEAISLFNYFFNESQTLPNMLSCNLIIKAHCDQGCLDDALDLFSHIVIDGRLSPGVDTYVILTKALVDAKRLDEACVLVASMGRCYFMVYDVLIRGLLDAGRYVKASQIIEELKSKLPWRVYHMAMALYKVSLMEYWFKQGKDEEAMEIYKVLDMSEQMNDIVGNRVLRVLVEHGKKTEAWELFDEIIGFCYPDTIGIVMKSFSDEKTIPLSWASETCYRTIIACLCEQGKMSEAEEFFAKMFSNCEEEELMVGPDVSTFRAMVNGYVMVGRVDDAFKMLNKMKISNLRKLAIHRAT, encoded by the coding sequence ATGTCCTTCCTCAGGCGCATTGTCCAAAACCCGACCTTATCGAAAGCAGTTCCGGTGGGGAAGGCGATGATCCCTTTCCCACTGGGAAGAGACCCTTCGTCACTCCCAAAAATAAATCCAAACTGCGACGACATCGACATGGATCGCCGCCCAATATCTCTGCGCTACCGAGTAACAGCAATGCTCGGGCTGTCTAATCTCGACAAAGCCGTCGAGTACTCTCACCACGCTGTCTCTGAAAAGTATCGTTTCAAAAGAGACACTGTCTTCATCTGCAATTCAGTAATTGGAGCCATGTGCGACGCAAAACGTTACGAGGAAGCCATCTCTCTGTTCAACTACTTTTTCAACGAGTCTCAAACACTCCCGAACATGCTCTCTTGCAATCTCATCATCAAAGCTCACTGCGACCAAGGCTGTCTCGACGACGCTCTTGATCTTTTCAGTCACATAGTCATAGACGGACGTTTGTCTCCAGGGGTGGATACATACGTGATACTCACGAAAGCCTTGGTTGATGCTAAAAGACTCGACGAAGCTTGCGTTTTAGTGGCGTCCATGGGGCGTTGTTATTTCATGGTCTACGACGTACTCATTCGAGGGTTGTTGGATGCAGGGAGATACGTAAAGGCTAGCCAAATAATCGAGGAACTGAAGAGTAAACTCCCATGGAGAGTATATCACATGGCAATGGCACTCTATAAGGTATCGTTGATGGAGTATTGGTTCAAGCAAGGCAAAGATGAGGAAGCTATGGAGATATACAAGGTTTTGGACATGTCTGAACAGATGAACGATATTGTCGGAAATAGGGTTTTGCGAGTTTTGGTCGAGCACGGTAAGAAAACAGAAGCTTGGGAACTGTTCGATGAGATTATAGGATTCTGCTATCCCGACACGATTGGTATAGTGATGAAGTCTTTTAGTGATGAAAAGACTATACCGTTGTCGTGGGCTAGTGAGACGTGTTATAGGACGATCATCGCGTGTCTATGCGAACAAGGAAAGATGTCGGAGGCAGAGGAGTTCTTTGCAAAGATGTTTTCAAACTGTGAGGAAGAGGAATTGATGGTGGGACCTGACGTTTCAACATTCAGAGCAATGGTCAATGGGTACGTTATGGTTGGGAGAGTGGATGATGCTTTCAAGATGTTGAACAAGATGAAgatttcaaatttaagaaaGCTTGCTATTCATCGAGCCACATAA
- the LOC125588658 gene encoding uncharacterized protein LOC125588658 isoform X1, which produces MVYPWMLSTVASSLMLHRSKFEAEKVEAYLDRYEEEIPHQISGCNSVQDMIDVMPLVSLVTSRYELARIKTGWKDIDVENRLRKLDSVGTDLIEWAATHMNPMSLVMIFFNHGIVSVNTIASTRNVRRVHALALTTGMLEDEWNRSRMIPLYLQSAKSSLEVEHLASVKDFCEAISTVNHLVSLYRQSAAETGWKDRFLEKNLEKMTVIVNDLEDWVASKNPNSLVMIYLKHGIVGSVNTISIPNKVKRVHALALKTGMLEDEWNRSRLMGLYLQASTCTLVDCERLFHGAEKKGLLLFNQMLTVYSRHDPDKAKRLFDELIGTCPPDGATYMGLLHALSVGGEPWEAIKVIQQMESRGVQPDPRHYGVAVDSFARTRTPDFIKAAIDILKYFPSAEHEVTINSILSRCVPPSGVKPVSAKDELELKETMKQAQLDLEEIIKQALVEGLDLGKVIKRALDQGLDLQRTLKQALSELYHPETIKRFQDVLDLTKTIRDAQVVLDLLETIRHAQDLVDYLEKKESKYAVQDKTHWRLARWGLKWPRRVTKN; this is translated from the exons ATGGTTTACCCGTGGATGCTATCAACAGTGGCAAGTTCACTGATGTTGCATCGGTCCAAGTTTGAAGCGGAG AAGGTTGAAGCATACCTCGACCGCTACGAAGAGGAAATTCCACATCAGATTTCTGGATGCAACAGTGTCCAAGACATGATTGACGTTATGCCTTTGGTCTCTCTCGTCACCAGTCGCTATGAACTAGCGAGAATCAAGACGGGATGGAAGGACATTGATGTGGAGAATAGACTAAGGAAGTTGGACTCGGTTGGAACTGATTTGATAGAATGGGCAGCAACACATATGAATCCAATGTCTCTCGTGATGATCTTCTTCAACCACGGGATTGTTTCTGTCAACACAATTGCCTCTACCCGCAATGTAAGGAGAGTTCATGCTTTAGCACTCACAACAGGAATGCTTGAAGATGAATGGAATCGATCAAGGATGATACCATTGTATCTACAGTCAGCTAAATCTTCTCTG GAAGTTGAACATTTGGCTTCTGTAAAAGATTTTTGTGAAGCTATCTCTACAGTCAACCATCTCGTTTCTCTCTACCGACAAAGTGCTGCTGAAACCGGATGGAAAGACCGTTTTCTGGAGAAGAATCTAGAGAAGATGACTGTGATTGTGAATGATCTAGAAGACTGGGTAGCATCTAAGAATCCAAACTCACTGGTTATGATTTATCTCAAGCACGGGATTGTTGGTTCTGTCAACACAATTTCCATTCCCAACAAAGTAAAAAGAGTTCATGCTTTAGCACTCAAAACAGGAATGCTTGAAGATGAATGGAATCGATCAAGGTTGATGGGATTATACTTACAGGCATCAACATGTACTCTGGTTGACTGCGAGAGACTATTCCATGGTGCAGAAAAGAAGGGATTGCTTCTCTTCAACCAGATGCTGACTGTCTATTCGAGGCATGATCCTGACAAGGCTAAGAGACTGTTCGATGAGCTGATCGGAACTTGTCCTCCTGATGGTGCTACATACATGGGCCTTTTACATGCATTAAGCGTTGGAGGTGAACCTTGGGAAGCGATTAAGGTCATTCAGCAAATGGAGAGTCGTGGGGTTCAACCTGACCCTCGACACTATGGAGTTGCAGTTGACAGTTTTGCTCGGACGAGGACACCAGATTTCATCAAGGCAGCTATCGATATTCTCAAATACTTTCCATCTGCAGAGCATGAAGTGACAATCAACAGCATTCTCAGCCGTTGTGTCCCTCCTTCTGGTGTGAAGCCTGTTTCTGCAAAAGATGAGTTGGAACTTAAGGAAACCATGAAACAAGCTCAGTTGGATCTTGAGGAAATCATCAAACAAGCTCTGGTTGAGGGGTTGGATCTTGGGAAAGTCATCAAACGAGCTCTGGATCAGGGGTTGGATCTTCAGCGAACCCTCAAACAAGCTCTCAGTGAGTTATATCATCCGGAAACCATCAAACGTTTTCAGGATGTGTTGGATCTCACGAAGACCATCAGAGATGCTCAGGTTGTATTGGATCTTCTAGAAACTATCAGACATGCGCAGGATTTGGTGGACTATCTGGAGAAGAAGGAGTCCAAGTATGCTGTTCAGGACAAGACTCATTGGAGGCTCGCAAGGTGGGGGTTGAAGTGGCCCAGGCGTGTTACCAAGAACTAG
- the LOC125588658 gene encoding uncharacterized protein LOC125588658 isoform X2 has translation MYMDVTKVEAYLDRYEEEIPHQISGCNSVQDMIDVMPLVSLVTSRYELARIKTGWKDIDVENRLRKLDSVGTDLIEWAATHMNPMSLVMIFFNHGIVSVNTIASTRNVRRVHALALTTGMLEDEWNRSRMIPLYLQSAKSSLEVEHLASVKDFCEAISTVNHLVSLYRQSAAETGWKDRFLEKNLEKMTVIVNDLEDWVASKNPNSLVMIYLKHGIVGSVNTISIPNKVKRVHALALKTGMLEDEWNRSRLMGLYLQASTCTLVDCERLFHGAEKKGLLLFNQMLTVYSRHDPDKAKRLFDELIGTCPPDGATYMGLLHALSVGGEPWEAIKVIQQMESRGVQPDPRHYGVAVDSFARTRTPDFIKAAIDILKYFPSAEHEVTINSILSRCVPPSGVKPVSAKDELELKETMKQAQLDLEEIIKQALVEGLDLGKVIKRALDQGLDLQRTLKQALSELYHPETIKRFQDVLDLTKTIRDAQVVLDLLETIRHAQDLVDYLEKKESKYAVQDKTHWRLARWGLKWPRRVTKN, from the exons ATGTATATGGATGTTACT AAGGTTGAAGCATACCTCGACCGCTACGAAGAGGAAATTCCACATCAGATTTCTGGATGCAACAGTGTCCAAGACATGATTGACGTTATGCCTTTGGTCTCTCTCGTCACCAGTCGCTATGAACTAGCGAGAATCAAGACGGGATGGAAGGACATTGATGTGGAGAATAGACTAAGGAAGTTGGACTCGGTTGGAACTGATTTGATAGAATGGGCAGCAACACATATGAATCCAATGTCTCTCGTGATGATCTTCTTCAACCACGGGATTGTTTCTGTCAACACAATTGCCTCTACCCGCAATGTAAGGAGAGTTCATGCTTTAGCACTCACAACAGGAATGCTTGAAGATGAATGGAATCGATCAAGGATGATACCATTGTATCTACAGTCAGCTAAATCTTCTCTG GAAGTTGAACATTTGGCTTCTGTAAAAGATTTTTGTGAAGCTATCTCTACAGTCAACCATCTCGTTTCTCTCTACCGACAAAGTGCTGCTGAAACCGGATGGAAAGACCGTTTTCTGGAGAAGAATCTAGAGAAGATGACTGTGATTGTGAATGATCTAGAAGACTGGGTAGCATCTAAGAATCCAAACTCACTGGTTATGATTTATCTCAAGCACGGGATTGTTGGTTCTGTCAACACAATTTCCATTCCCAACAAAGTAAAAAGAGTTCATGCTTTAGCACTCAAAACAGGAATGCTTGAAGATGAATGGAATCGATCAAGGTTGATGGGATTATACTTACAGGCATCAACATGTACTCTGGTTGACTGCGAGAGACTATTCCATGGTGCAGAAAAGAAGGGATTGCTTCTCTTCAACCAGATGCTGACTGTCTATTCGAGGCATGATCCTGACAAGGCTAAGAGACTGTTCGATGAGCTGATCGGAACTTGTCCTCCTGATGGTGCTACATACATGGGCCTTTTACATGCATTAAGCGTTGGAGGTGAACCTTGGGAAGCGATTAAGGTCATTCAGCAAATGGAGAGTCGTGGGGTTCAACCTGACCCTCGACACTATGGAGTTGCAGTTGACAGTTTTGCTCGGACGAGGACACCAGATTTCATCAAGGCAGCTATCGATATTCTCAAATACTTTCCATCTGCAGAGCATGAAGTGACAATCAACAGCATTCTCAGCCGTTGTGTCCCTCCTTCTGGTGTGAAGCCTGTTTCTGCAAAAGATGAGTTGGAACTTAAGGAAACCATGAAACAAGCTCAGTTGGATCTTGAGGAAATCATCAAACAAGCTCTGGTTGAGGGGTTGGATCTTGGGAAAGTCATCAAACGAGCTCTGGATCAGGGGTTGGATCTTCAGCGAACCCTCAAACAAGCTCTCAGTGAGTTATATCATCCGGAAACCATCAAACGTTTTCAGGATGTGTTGGATCTCACGAAGACCATCAGAGATGCTCAGGTTGTATTGGATCTTCTAGAAACTATCAGACATGCGCAGGATTTGGTGGACTATCTGGAGAAGAAGGAGTCCAAGTATGCTGTTCAGGACAAGACTCATTGGAGGCTCGCAAGGTGGGGGTTGAAGTGGCCCAGGCGTGTTACCAAGAACTAG